The Bdellovibrio bacteriovorus W nucleotide sequence TGTTACGATCACTTGGAATTGTTGAGGACGAGCCACAAGCTGCATACAAGCGTTGTCGATAATAAGATCTTTCGTAGTGATGCCAGGGTATTGAGAACCCACTTCTTGAGCTACTTTCAAGAAAAGACCGTCAGAAAGCTTCATGATATTTGCTTTATGAATGATCGTTACAAGATTCTTGTCTGTGTTCTTCGCAAGCTCGTAAGCATAGCGTGCGATTCTTTCTGAACCTTTGCGAGTGATGCGCTTGATGCTCTCTGCAGTGTTCTCGTCGACCATTCTCTCTTCGCCGATGTATGAACCTTCAGTGTTTTCACGCACAATTGTGACGTTCACGTCAGAGCAAATGCACTCAACACCAGGCAATGAACGCACAGGGCGCACGTTGGCGTAAAGATCGAATTTTTGTCTTAAAGAAACGTTGATAGACTTGTGACCACCACCGATTGGAGTCGCAGTTGGACCTTTGATCGCAAGTTTATTAGCAGTGATAGAGTCTAAAGTCGTTTGAGGTAAAAGCTCTCCCACTGAATTGAATGCAACTTCCCCGGCTTGGTGTTCATGGTACTCAAAAGGAGCCTGAACATGCTTTAAAATACGAATTACCTGAGTCATGATCTCAGGACCAATTCCGTCACCAGGAATCACTGTCAACTTCTTCATTCTATTTTCCCTTTCGTTTTGAGGACTCCCTTGTAGCACGCGCGCGCTGGTAGGGGGAGCTTTTTTACTCCTTACCAGACTAGGTGAGATAGGGGATGGGAAAGGTGACCCAAGGAACTCCTCGATAGAGGGGAGGGTCGGATTGTCTCAATTCGAGACTTGCTTAAGTACTAAAGCAAGGGCCTTGCCAACTTATTCAGAGCCCTTTTGCACCACACTTTGCGGCGAGGGGGTGTTCGTTTTGTGGACACCTGAAACACTCTATAAAATCAAAGGGTTAAGGACTTTCAGAGGTCCCTGTGAAGAGAATAGACGGCTGAGTGGGCATACGTGAGAAAAGCTTGCGACCGATGAGGGGTTAAAAACTTAAAAGAAAATCAAAGACTTAAGGCGTTTAGGGAGCTGCATGCCAAGTGGTCCTTTCTTTGTAATGTAAATGGGAAGAGGAGGACTACTCATGGTGAGATGGTTAGGGGTCATTTCGATCCTATCTATAGCTCTGATCATTCAAGCCTGTGCGCCGAAGTCGCAAACAGACTGCGGATTCGTACAGAACGTGTATGGTGAGAGAATCTCATGGAAGGGTAACATTCCGGTGGAGATGTATCTTCATTCGTCTGTGCCTGATGAGTTGATTCCAGCAATTGAGTCAGCGGCTGCATCTTGGAAAAGTTCTTCAGGTCGTCCATTGATTCGTATCAATCGTCAGAAACGTTACGACCTTGCAGGGCAACCTGCGCGTGACGGAAAAAACGTTATTTATTTTTTAAATTCTTGGGAAGCTGATCGTTACAACGAGCAAGGGCGCACGAGCGTTTATTGGATCGGCGATCAAATTAAAGAGGCTGACATTCGTATCAATGCAAAAGACTTCTCTTTTAGCTGGAGTAAAACAGGCATGACCTCTTTTAGTGCGGCCAATAAGACACACGTGGAGATCGAGTCTTTGATTCTTCACGAGATGGGTCACGTTTTAGGGCTTAAGCATAACGATGGAGACCCTTCAGTAATGGCCACTTACTTAGCTTCATCTGAAACTAGAACGACTCTGACGGTTATGGATTCGAGTTCTTTACAGTGTGAATACTAAAGCCAGTTTATGCGCTTAGCATTGTAAAAACTCCATGTAAGATTTTTTAAGTTGTTGGTTAGGGATCTGGATTAATAGACTTTAAGTTCTGTCGCGATGACAGGGATAGGGAGAAGACATGAGATTAATCGAACTTGATAAGAGTGCAGAGATGACATCGACTTCAGAAGTTGTTGCTGCTGATTCGTCTTTTGTTGCGCAAAAATCCTATCATGAGCTTTCTGATCGCCCTGTTGTTGAGGTAGATGTGCTTGAACAACTTCACGCCAATATGAATCTCTTAACAGATTTGCAAGGTCGTCTTTCTCATCTAATGAGAGAAGTTCGTTACGTTTTAAAAGCGTAGATTTAGGCTTTACGGTTAAGACGGGTGGCCATACCTTTTGGTAATGTGAAGGTCACCCAATCTCCCTCGCGCTCACGCTTCATTTCTTTCGTGTTCACAGGTGTCTCCAGAGCAAATTCTTCTCTGAAAGTCTGATAGTTGGATGTCGAAACAGACTTATTATCGCTCTCTACTTTATCTTTGAACGAACGCTGACCCGAAACAGTCACTTTGTTTTCTTGTACGCTCACTCTGACTGTGTCTTTTTCATGTTCAGGGATATAGGCCTTAAAAAAATAATAATCTGGATTCTCGCGCAGCTCACTTCCACGGTCTTCTACTTTATAGAACGGATCATCTTTGCGATCCGAGTATTTTGCAGCCGCTTTTGCAAAGTCTTTTTTGGTCTCGGCTAAAGAACGAGTGAAGTTCTGCTTTTGAATATTTAAAGACTCTTGCTGCGCAAGTTCGTTCTTTTGGTAGGTACTTTTAAAACGTTCGTTTTGATTGCGAAGTTGGTTTTCATTGTTAACTTTTTGTTTCTCAAGGCGCTTTGAATACTGATCAATGAGCGCTTCTTCTTTGGCTTCCCAATAGTTTTGAGCTTGGCCATAGCGCTTTTCGATATTCTCATTAAAGCGTTCTAGTTTGCCTGCATGAGATTTCTCTGCTTGCTCGATTTTGTCTTCGCCACGATTCCAGGTTTTATCAAACTCTTCTTGGATCTCTTCCTTCAGCTTTGTTTGCGTGAGTCGGCCTCTCTCAATTTCAGTCTTATTGGCAAGAGCGTTTTGTTCTTTGAGATTTTGTAAGCGTTTCTCACCTAAGCTAATGGCGGTATGAAGTTGAGAACTATGATGTTGCTTAGCTGCTGCAAGATCATTGGTGCCCTTGGCGTTGACTTGCTCAAGGCGATATTCAGAATCGGCCTGTGCTTGTTTGACTCGTTGTTGGCCGTAGTTTTTCATCTCTTCAAGATTTTGTTCGTTCTTATTGCGTGTCGATTGCAGTCTCTCATTGTAAGAATTTGAGAGAGATTGTGTCGAAGCGCGGTAGTTCTGACCAATGCGCTCGCGCTCTTTGCTTGCAGTTTCGATTTGCTCTTGTTGACGCTGACGAATGTGATTGATCGCTGCATCGCCCTCAGTGATCACACTTTCTTTTTTTGCGCCGTAATAGTTTTTAAGAGAATTAATTTCCTGTTCGTTCTTTTGAACAAGTTCTTGGCGCTTACGAGCATACTCTGCTTGTAAGTCATTGAGTTCGGCCTGCTGTGCTTTTCGTGACGAATTGTCTATCGACGACATAAGGACATTGTATCAAAAAGATACATAAGTCCCTAAGGGGAGCTATCGTCCTCGGCCTCATTCTGGCCCTTTGGGTTGGGACAGAAGTTTTTGAATTGGTCCGTTCGACCATAGCAGCGCCAAGTATCGATATAGACCACGGCTTCATTGGCGGCGACAGAGTAGTATTGGCGATATTGAATGGGGTCCAAGGTGCTTTCCACCAGACGAAAGTCAGAACCTTCTTCTTCGCTACTATCGGGCGAACGATTTTCTATCTTATAGATTTTAAGCAAAAAGACTCGGTACTCGGCCGAAGCGGAGCCTGTGTAGAGTATAAATAGAAGAATCAAAGAGATTCGCGAAAGCATGCTCCCTTATCGGCCAAGCCTAAAAGGGACTTAATTTTAATGTTTTTCGTTATTGGCGCGAACGGTATTTTCAACGATATGAAAGTAAGCTCTCACAAGCATGTGGTAAGCTTCGGGCTCTAAAGCTTGCAGATAGGCCATTTTCTCAAAATAGGTCTTTTTAGTGATGAGTTCTGTCATGACGTCTTGGACCTTCTTCATTTTGTCGAAACTGTAAAAGTCCGTGTCATCCTTCACTTCGCGCAAGGCTTCGGCGATAGAATCGTTGTCAAAAAGGACGTGAACACCCATGGCTGAATGTGAAAGCAGGGCTTCCATTCTCTCCAGATTTGTCTCATCGATATTGACCACGCAATGCCTCCTGGTTTTGCACTGTACACTTAAATGTTCAGTAATAAACTCGGGCGTTGCAAGTCATAATATAACATATTGATAAGGGGCGTCGTGCACTCTTTTTTCTAGTTGTTTGCTTTCATGGTATCCTTCGATAATGAAGTATGAAGGAATTAGGCATGGCAAAAACACAATCTCGCGCAAAATCAAAAAAAACCGCTCCTGATGAGAAAGAATATATCTTAGTTGATGAAGCTGCTGGTCTTATCTTTGCCTCAGAACAAGATATGTTTGGTTATTTTGAAAATGCCATCCAGAAGCTGGAAGGTGAGTACCAATCTCTTCGTTCGGCCGAAGACTTTTCTGACGAAGATCAAATCAATTTAGAACACTATCTTGAAGCAACTCTCGATGATCCAGATGAAGTTTGGGAAGATGAAAAAGTTGCTGATGAGTTTCCAGTTTATCACTTCATTCGTGAGTTTGAAGAAGGCAATGAGCGCTTTCATTATGTTGCTACAGCCTATGTTTCCAAAGAAGAAGAGTACCCAACATTTGTGTTCATTCATTTCCCGACAAAGATTGAATCACTTCTGCACAACTATCAGCGCGGCGAGCAGGTCTTTGACCGCGAATACGAAGAGTTAGTCGGTGGATCTATCGAAGGCGATGCACTCGGCGAAGGGGATCCACTTGCAATGGGGCTTTACAGTGCGATGTTAAAAGTTCGCGGTGATAAAGATATTCCTCAAGAAAACTTTCAAGAGTTTGCAGAGATTCGTGAAGAGACCATTGAGAGCGCTGATGAAATCTGGAGAAAAAATGATCTAGATGGAAACATCCTTGTGAGTTTCATCAAAGAGTTTCCTGATCATGATGAATACACAGATCTCACTTATATCGCTGTGACTCAAGAAGATGAAGGAAGCAATGTGCACTCTCTTCTATTCTCATTCCCGACGACGGACCGCTCTTTAGCGGATCGTTATCGTCAGGGTGAGAATCTGCAGGCAGACGAAGTATCCCAAGAATCAGCCCATTGAGGTCGGTTGCTGAAAAAGGCCCATCTGACTGCGTTGTCGGCCTTTGGCTTCACTCCAGCGTACATTAAGTACGCTTGCGTTCCAGGCAAAAGCCTCCGCCTTGCATCTGAACCTTTTTGAGCAACCTCAGAGCACGGCAAGAGATTTTTAAAAAGCGAAAGCCCAACTTTTTGGAGTTGGGCTT carries:
- a CDS encoding metallo proteinase related protein, with the protein product MVRWLGVISILSIALIIQACAPKSQTDCGFVQNVYGERISWKGNIPVEMYLHSSVPDELIPAIESAAASWKSSSGRPLIRINRQKRYDLAGQPARDGKNVIYFLNSWEADRYNEQGRTSVYWIGDQIKEADIRINAKDFSFSWSKTGMTSFSAANKTHVEIESLILHEMGHVLGLKHNDGDPSVMATYLASSETRTTLTVMDSSSLQCEY
- a CDS encoding 3-isopropylmalate dehydrogenase (COG0473 Isocitrate/isopropylmalate dehydrogenase); amino-acid sequence: MKKLTVIPGDGIGPEIMTQVIRILKHVQAPFEYHEHQAGEVAFNSVGELLPQTTLDSITANKLAIKGPTATPIGGGHKSINVSLRQKFDLYANVRPVRSLPGVECICSDVNVTIVRENTEGSYIGEERMVDENTAESIKRITRKGSERIARYAYELAKNTDKNLVTIIHKANIMKLSDGLFLKVAQEVGSQYPGITTKDLIIDNACMQLVARPQQFQVIVTENLYGDILSDLVAGLVGGLGVVPGANIGSDVAIFEAVHGSAPDIAGQNKANPTALLQSAIMMLQHIGEHEKADHIMKALLTALADVNARTGDLGGKGSTSSFTDAIIQKLG
- a CDS encoding putative periplasmic protease; translation: MAKTQSRAKSKKTAPDEKEYILVDEAAGLIFASEQDMFGYFENAIQKLEGEYQSLRSAEDFSDEDQINLEHYLEATLDDPDEVWEDEKVADEFPVYHFIREFEEGNERFHYVATAYVSKEEEYPTFVFIHFPTKIESLLHNYQRGEQVFDREYEELVGGSIEGDALGEGDPLAMGLYSAMLKVRGDKDIPQENFQEFAEIREETIESADEIWRKNDLDGNILVSFIKEFPDHDEYTDLTYIAVTQEDEGSNVHSLLFSFPTTDRSLADRYRQGENLQADEVSQESAH